TGCCCCTGGGATATCCGATCTGCGTCCCAGGAAATATGAACATTCTGCAGCACAATGGAGTCGTTTTCTGAAACGGCACTGGTAAGGGACTCCAGGGCGCAAAGCGGCTTCCACACATTTGAGTACTCGCTTGCTTTTCGGTAGCGGTCCTTCAGAGCCTGGTGCACGGGACCCGAAAAGCAGTCACCCGGCCGTTCCATGTGCTCCAGACAGAGGCTGAAGCCAGGCACCACCGTCCACAGCTGCAAGGCTGGCGCCAGGAAGCCCCGCTGCAGGCTAGCACCAAGCTGTACTTGTAGAGTATCTCCTCTGCTCAGCTCACAGGCCACCTCCATGAAGTGTCCACAGCGACTCTGGTGTATCTGCACCCGCTCCCTCCCACGAGGAGGCTTCTTGTCTTGCTCCTGGACGAGGGCAGCGACCTCAGCCCAGCGCTGCTCCTTCACCAGCACTAGGAGCTGAGTCCACAGGGCGGCATCTATAGTCTGGGTGTGTGGATCAAGGCTCGTGCCCAGCAGTGGTAAAGTTGGCTTGGACCCCTGCACCGAGTAGATACGGCGCCGCCATACAAGCCGCAGGCCTGTCTGGCTCACTAGCTCCTCGGGGTGTTCGGCCAGCTGCAGGGAGGGGTAGTAGATAGGGCAGGGGTCAGGCAGGGTTTCTCGGTTGACAGGGAAAAGCAACTTGAAGCAGCGGGCACCCATCTCGACATCCACCACAAAGCCCAGCTTGCCTCGAGGCTGGGCCTTGAGCTGGGTGGCCAGGTACAGGCTGTAGGCCCGCCGTTGGTAGCTCTGGGCACAGGCATACTGGCGACTGAAGTCCTGGCAGAGACCATCGATGTCCCTCGTAGAGTATGTATAGCCCCTGTGGCCCAGTGCCGTTAGGATAAGCCGCTGCAGCACAATATCAATGTACCTACGGATGGGCGAAGTGGCCCATGTGTACCAATCTACCTGCAGCGAGTAGTGGCCTGCGGGTTGCTGCTCACCCTGGCTGGAACGACCAAAAACAGAGCGGCCTAGAGCCTTTCGGAAGTCCAGGCACGCAGGAGTCAGTGAAGGGTGCAGGTCATCGGTAGCAATAAGATCCACCATCTGGAGATAGTCCTGAGTACCAGCTGCAAGTTGCACTTGCTTCCAGAGGGAAGTCAGGAGACACAGCTGCTTGCTGGGGGTGTAGTGGGTGTTCAAGTGTTGGCACAGGTGCAGCGACAGGGGCACCAGTCCTCCGTGCTTCTTAAAAACACCGTCAAGCTGTTGCCTATTGGGTGTGGGCTGCCATCTCAGTGGTATCAGCGTCTGCGTGTGTTTATTGCCCACAAGGAACTCAGCCACATGGCTGTTAAACTGGATCATGTACTCTTGGACCATGATGTGGGCCGTGCGAAAGCCCAGCACGCTGTCCTCATCTGGCGCCTCATAGTAGCAGGCAGCTGTCAGGCGCTGACGGCGCAACATCCAAGAGAAGTAACAGGCAGCCACGACGCAGGCTTCCACAGAGTTCAGGTGGGCTGGCATCTCCAGGCCACCCCCAGGGTGCCCCTTGATCAGTTCTTCAGCTTCCTCGTATGACAGCTGGCGGTCATTGCAGATTATGGACGGTGCAAACCGTAGACTCTTGATCTGGCCACTGCCCTTCTCCAtggtgaggaagagagagatggtaAGGCGATCCTGGCCTGGCAGAAGGCTGAGTGCATCCTGGCACAAGCTGGCTGGCAGCATGAGTACTGGCTCCCTGCTGGGGGCATAGAACACAGAGCCCTGCTGGCGGGCTTCCACGTCCAGCGCTCCATCCTTGGGCACCAAGCTGGCCACATCAGCAATGTGCACAGCTACCTCACACACTGAGCCTAAATCCCGGACACTGAGGGCATCATCAAGGTTGCAGGCACCCTGGGGGTCCACAGTGAAGGTCAAGAAGCAGCGGCAGTCCTCTCGGGGACCAGAGGCCGTGTTTAGCTCTGAGTGGTATCGCTGCACAGCCTTGGAAACAGAGGCTGGGTCTGGTGTGTGGGCCTTCAGGCCATGCTCTAGATCAAGGATATAAAGGCCCTGCTCCCAGGTGATGGCCTTGGGCAGCACCTCCAGGATGATGCCTAGTGGGTAGTAGAAACGTTCTCGCCAGAGGACAATACGGATCCAGAAAAGCCGGGTGCTCCAGTCCTCAGGCTTGAGATTCTCATGCCTTACGCGCTTCACTCGGCCTTGAACGAGGCGATGGATGGGAACTTGCCGCGGGTCCTTCATCTCTGCCACAAAAATCTTGGTCACAGAATTGTTGATGGGGATCATGATTCGGGGGTCCCACTCATCCATTCGACATACGAAGGCCAGTTCATGTTTCCTTCTCTTCAGCACACCCATCACACGACCCTGCAGGCTTCCTGAGATGCCCCTATCATCAGCTGCTGGGCCTAGGACCTGGACTAACACCTCATCCCCAGTGAAGGCCATCCCGCAGTTCAGGCGACCCCTAACTTGGATAGGGTTAGAGGCCGTGTCATCCAGTGGCGTGGCCAGTGCTCTCTCAAAGGTCTCCTGTAGGAAGCTGCAGCGGCGGTATTGCTTGGGGTTTGAGCGCAGCAACTTACGCAGCATCGTGGTCGATAGGTTTGTGTACTGCCGGGCCCTCTGTGGGGATGCAGGCCAAACCATGGTGTCCAGAAGCCCATCCTCCCGAACTGTCACGGTCACTTGCCTGCTTTCGTCAAGGAGTTCCTTCAGGATGGCATCATCAGCATTGAGCTCCCAGTCGGAGGGCCAGAAGTCAGATTCAGAATCCTCAGGTTCTTCAGACATCCCACCCTCCTGGGTAGACGTTCCCGTTGCTGCATGTCGAGAGGTTGAGCCTCCTCCTGCCGTGTCCCTTGCTGTAACTGCCGCCATCTGTGCAGTGACTGCCGCCCTGGCTCCAGTCTCCGTCTTCACTGTGACTGTGGTTCCGTTAGCTGTGGGTCTGGGCGGATCCTGTGTCATAGCTGTGTGGTTCGCATCTGGGCCCCCAGCTCTGAGTGTCAAAGAAGCCCAGTGCTGTCTCTGGGCCACACCCTGCTCGATCTGCCCCAGTGACAGATCCTCAGGGAAGACACTGTGGTGCTCTATGCACTCACGAATGAAGCTTTTCCAGAGCTTTCTACAGGCTCCAGAGGAACAGAGAGCCACAGCATCTCCCACAGCCACCAGCTGAGACTGCGCACGGGTCATGACCGTGTTCAGCACCCGAGGCTCAGTGAAGAATTCTGAGGTCGGCGCCCCAGGGCTGAGTAGACTGTTGCGGTTGTGGACAGAACTCAGTACCACCACCCGGAACTCACGCCCTGTAGGAAACATGGATCAGATGGCCAGGTAAGATCAGCAGACTGGCTAACCCAGTCCCACCCTATGTATCCGAGTCTGAGGAATGGGCTGGAAGCCACCTCCCTATTAGGCCGGCCCCCGGCCCACAATTCTATCACCTACCTGGCAGGATCTCAAAGCTGCCCACAGACACCTCACCCAGGTTCCTCCTTCTTAGCTCCTGCCTCAGTGCACTGACCTGCAGCAGACAAGTCCAGGGTTCTGAGAGCCTGTTACCCGGTAAGAACCAGGTCCTCTCGCCAATCCCTATATACCCTCACCCCAGCATGGTCACATGGCTCAGACTGGAAAAAGGACAAAACCATCCCTCACAGGTAAAGAAAGTAAAgccgtggaagccagaggagacaGCTCACCTGGGCACCATGGGAGACAGCACAGATGTGTCTCTGCTCCCGAGGTCCCCAGCAGTGAGGCCAGGTGTTGTAGATCTCTTGCACCTTCTCCACTACCTGGGTGACCTCAGCTGAGTTAAGCCAGGAAGTCATGGACATGTCCTGCTCAGGGCTGCCTGCCACGTGGCAGAACATGAGAGGATAGTTTTGGGGGTGGCATGGGACTTTGCCACTGGCCTGGATAGGGTTGCCCTTGGCTACGTAGAAATGGTGGGAGACGAAGTTGATGATGGCTGTGGTTGAACGGTAGTTCTCATGGAAGACAACGCGGCTCTGCTGGGCGATCTTGTGTACCTCCTGCTGGTAGTACAGGAAAAGGCGGTGCAGTAGGGTGTGTCCGGCTGCATTAGCTCTGGGCACACTGAAGAGCCTAGGTGTGACCTGCATGTGGTCCCCTGCCAGGACTACACGGGTTAACGACAAGGCGTAGGCCAGTGGGATAAGAGCCTCACACTCCAGCATTTGGGCTGCCTCGTCAATGAAAATGTGAGAGAAGAAGCCAGCTGGCACCTGGAGCTCACGAGCCTGGGAAGTGGTGGTGACCACCAATCGGTGTTGTACCAACTCTGGTCCCGTGGGTGGGCGAAAGGCCTGGCGGTCCTCCGTTAAGCAGCAGTACCGTAACGTGGTCGAGTCCGTCTGCCTTGGGGGGCGGTCTGTGTACATCACCCTGAGCGGAGCTGCCTCTGGATGGCCACTGTTGACATAGCCGTGGAAATACTCCCGGATGTAGATGTCTGCAGCACTGTAGGAAGGGTGAGGCACTGTGGGATGCTCCTTCAGGACTCAGGCTGCTGGCTAAAACATGTGTGTTCAGCCTTGCCTAGATGCCAGGAACACTCACTcacaaggcagacagacaggggTCTCACCCAAGGACTCAAATGTACTCAAAAGGGAACAAAAAGCAAAGACACAGGGAGGGCCAGAGCCCGGGTGGTCAGGGGTAGCTTAGAGATGGTGGTCTCTGAGTTGAGGCCAAGCAGAGAGCTAGCCGTAGCCTGAGACAGCCTTGGTGGCCGGGGGCTGACACTGATCCTGAACATAATTCCTGGGTGCTGCAAGCTTTGGCAACGAGAACTGGTGACCGGCCCTCAGGAGCAGAGCCTGAGAGTTGAGAGGCCAAGGAGGTGCTGCCTAGGACCTTCCAGGTAAGCAACAGCCTTGCCACTCAGACCTTCAGCTCAGCCTAGGCAAGGCACACAGCCATCGCTCTGGGCTCTTCCTTTCACCCCATTCTCTGGGCTAAAGAAGAACTCTATGCCTGTAATAATATGTGATTTAGGGAACTAGAAAAACCACACTAGTCAAAGAGGAACTTCTTGGTTGAAtagcctgtttctttttaaaaaaagaaaaagaaaaaaacaacaacgcCTTGCCCAGGAAACATGGGGTAAGCCAAACACAACACCACTACAACCCTCTCCTTGGTCCAAGGTTTGTGGAAAGCCACCCACATTTCCTTACCCACATAATATATGCATTGATTCAGGGCACCCCAGTTGGATTTGAAAACTGCAACCAGCCACTATGGACATTTTCATTAAGAACCAAAGAGCCGGATATCCTGGGCGACAGGGCAGTGGTGAGGAACCTGAAAGCAGCTCTGAGCTCACCTGttggtgtgtgtgcagatgagcACCTTGGTGTGGGGCTGCTGGATAACCTCCAGGGCAGCCATGGCCAGTGTGTAGGTCTTGCCAGTACCAAAGGGGCCATAGATGAGAAGCGGTGGGATGGGCTTTGCGCCCTCGGGTCTTCTGCCTGCAATGAGCTCCACAGCCAGCTTCTGTTTGTGATTGCCACGAAACGAGGGTGGGACGGgccaggggtggggcagggagcaggCGGGCAGGTCAGGAACCACCAGGCGCTCCTCAGGCAGCGCGTCTACTGCCTGATGCCAGAACCGGAAGGTCAGAGGATCAATCTGGAACTGCACCTCCAAGATGGGGGTGTCTTGTGGTCGCAGCCCCAAAGCCACGCAGCACCGTGCTGATAACAGCAGCCACAGGGCATTCTCTGAGCTCGCCCGCGTCTCCAGCCGCACTTGGTATACCGTATTGTCGGGCGCAGGTACAGGAGCTACAAGGGCTGTGCTAACTGCCCGGCTCAGCAGGAAGCCCTGGTCCGTGTCTGGCaacagagaagaagggaaagggaccTCGGCATAGAGGGCTCCTGGTGGTGCAAAGAGCATGCCAAGTGCAGGTGTCTGCAGTGCCGTCTTCAGGGATACCTGGCccttcatggccagcctggtggAAAGTTACAGGT
The Microtus pennsylvanicus isolate mMicPen1 chromosome 2, mMicPen1.hap1, whole genome shotgun sequence DNA segment above includes these coding regions:
- the Helz2 gene encoding 3'-5' exoribonuclease HELZ2; this translates as MPATTGPPLAELYAQVHLHLGCSKCTQCLNESTYILNEVEHDCPREILLVRYKQGANNRVWRKVGRRPSFPRPWRYEVCRYYIPGLGCRRHRNRCTFAQSSEEALVWTFERKYNLPRLNLKAAVQGTSAPDRPQTPAETIRAEFGGHFQLLCALCFRCRPPCLLPVDPRGHCPKHQICPTILIHVITEGRKRQFVEVRPQPQNRRPLNYCNFVGRGVPCRHGVSRCEYAHSAVEMAVWKAEQLDGLQRRDLLTYPLLGEDRRKTSHDQPPVVQLYCYACLVTCRSQEAFENHCSSLEHAQMVAFDQAVHWKHRAPPMGLSKFELCPRPDVCEHGDVCIQAHSQQELQEWVQRAQAVELREQAAWQDGLVSYQARLLAEYQCSSKEVLVMAETVDGVCVTCPQPLVHQAQEKKTQHDWMFSIHSEDPLLHVALLKQEPGAAFSLVAPGLPPGQLYARGNHFCVPNSPAQFQVGVHVQAASFGSFEQWVVFDFGHRPVLLQKLKLQLGQAQSLGLCGKPAPRQPQELDCWHTGNRHVVLEVDWTPEQEALMAKYKVPSLALEFSHSTVVWGPISRTNYRQRMHKFLYEEEAAQQKLVAKLAMKGQVSLKTALQTPALGMLFAPPGALYAEVPFPSSLLPDTDQGFLLSRAVSTALVAPVPAPDNTVYQVRLETRASSENALWLLLSARCCVALGLRPQDTPILEVQFQIDPLTFRFWHQAVDALPEERLVVPDLPACSLPHPWPVPPSFRGNHKQKLAVELIAGRRPEGAKPIPPLLIYGPFGTGKTYTLAMAALEVIQQPHTKVLICTHTNSAADIYIREYFHGYVNSGHPEAAPLRVMYTDRPPRQTDSTTLRYCCLTEDRQAFRPPTGPELVQHRLVVTTTSQARELQVPAGFFSHIFIDEAAQMLECEALIPLAYALSLTRVVLAGDHMQVTPRLFSVPRANAAGHTLLHRLFLYYQQEVHKIAQQSRVVFHENYRSTTAIINFVSHHFYVAKGNPIQASGKVPCHPQNYPLMFCHVAGSPEQDMSMTSWLNSAEVTQVVEKVQEIYNTWPHCWGPREQRHICAVSHGAQVSALRQELRRRNLGEVSVGSFEILPGREFRVVVLSSVHNRNSLLSPGAPTSEFFTEPRVLNTVMTRAQSQLVAVGDAVALCSSGACRKLWKSFIRECIEHHSVFPEDLSLGQIEQGVAQRQHWASLTLRAGGPDANHTAMTQDPPRPTANGTTVTVKTETGARAAVTAQMAAVTARDTAGGGSTSRHAATGTSTQEGGMSEEPEDSESDFWPSDWELNADDAILKELLDESRQVTVTVREDGLLDTMVWPASPQRARQYTNLSTTMLRKLLRSNPKQYRRCSFLQETFERALATPLDDTASNPIQVRGRLNCGMAFTGDEVLVQVLGPAADDRGISGSLQGRVMGVLKRRKHELAFVCRMDEWDPRIMIPINNSVTKIFVAEMKDPRQVPIHRLVQGRVKRVRHENLKPEDWSTRLFWIRIVLWRERFYYPLGIILEVLPKAITWEQGLYILDLEHGLKAHTPDPASVSKAVQRYHSELNTASGPREDCRCFLTFTVDPQGACNLDDALSVRDLGSVCEVAVHIADVASLVPKDGALDVEARQQGSVFYAPSREPVLMLPASLCQDALSLLPGQDRLTISLFLTMEKGSGQIKSLRFAPSIICNDRQLSYEEAEELIKGHPGGGLEMPAHLNSVEACVVAACYFSWMLRRQRLTAACYYEAPDEDSVLGFRTAHIMVQEYMIQFNSHVAEFLVGNKHTQTLIPLRWQPTPNRQQLDGVFKKHGGLVPLSLHLCQHLNTHYTPSKQLCLLTSLWKQVQLAAGTQDYLQMVDLIATDDLHPSLTPACLDFRKALGRSVFGRSSQGEQQPAGHYSLQVDWYTWATSPIRRYIDIVLQRLILTALGHRGYTYSTRDIDGLCQDFSRQYACAQSYQRRAYSLYLATQLKAQPRGKLGFVVDVEMGARCFKLLFPVNRETLPDPCPIYYPSLQLAEHPEELVSQTGLRLVWRRRIYSVQGSKPTLPLLGTSLDPHTQTIDAALWTQLLVLVKEQRWAEVAALVQEQDKKPPRGRERVQIHQSRCGHFMEVACELSRGDTLQVQLGASLQRGFLAPALQLWTVVPGFSLCLEHMERPGDCFSGPVHQALKDRYRKASEYSNVWKPLCALESLTSAVSENDSIVLQNVHISWDADRISQGQLQGTFQLEAAFLQENSINVHFDCCYLCIRLEGIPLSLASPLPAPRCLGPFLSIDPDTYTWVAHGLAGDWDQGLGSDWDQESVDDRQEVPRQVHFFIHHMAMEKVPEEVLRPNARFTVEIISKQLPDLRKEEAVRRLKDASPLVISIALGRPIPEPLHQPRHRPIPEPLHQPRHWFIPEPHHWAILEPGHPSQQHSFCRAPISRFSGRQHLLPPTSTFLKRQNYNIPGGRHKLNPSQNRAIRSALEKQFTVIQGPPGTGKTIVGFHIVYWFHRLNQQQMPPGRSPSGEEQLGGPCVLYCGPSNKSVDVLGGLLLSRKTELRPLRVYGEQAEATEFPLPGVSSRSILTKTSQEGRPNQSLRSITLHHRIRQAPNPYATEIRKFDAQLREGKILTKEDLVVYRRILGKARRYELERHSVILCTCSCSASGSLKTLRVRQILIDEAGMATEPETLIPLVCFSRVEKVVLLGDHKQLQPVVKNEHLRNLGMDRSLFERYHKDAILLDTQYRMHKDICSFPSMEFYGSKLKTWSDLKRPRSILGHAGKESCPVIFGYVQGQEQRLLVSTEDGNENSRANPEEVAEVVRITKQLTLDRMVDPKDVAVLTPYNAQAAAISKGLRQRGVIGVTVTSITKSQGSEWRYVLVSTVRTCPRSDVDQRPTKSWLKKFLGFVVDPHQVNVAITRAQEGLCLIGDHVLLRCCPLWHRLLDFCEAQHSLVPAEKVRVQRRSALSS